One genomic window of Solea solea chromosome 12, fSolSol10.1, whole genome shotgun sequence includes the following:
- the rassf10a gene encoding ras association domain-containing protein 10, with product MEPEEGKISVWVCREEKLVSGLTKRTTCADVVKVLLEDQNLRQGSSAAMLSGAPQSYCVVEKWRGFERILPNKTKVLRLWSAWGDEQENVRFVLVKNEASLPNNGPRSAEARVVQSRESGGPGAGLKGTARSCWTAAAAAANLSQERQRRIVRKAFRKLDKMNKKKEQTVCKDKGSVEKMETLVHLVISQDHTLRQQIHRIKELDREIERFEAKVHFDRIKRHGVNYVQDTYLVDSSADALAAPTDCMRKAERQDARCTAEALAQFEEYARRCEEVVRLQEELTEREALMESITGEIQEELNRRWMKRRREDRGAEEEAASAAEAVRLAASAAPAAAPEADVESLSENELALEEERIRTQLDTSLYIGLRLKTDLDAMRGDLDLSLELWETKEGELLDLLAKVETIELEQVNSHVTDDDDDEDKAAADTEAAAAAAAAAEEEESSVWVEQARGLSKSCDTNDDDSDTGLSSMHSQDSDNVPVCESLV from the coding sequence ATGGAACCGGAGGAGGGGAAGATCTCGGTGTGGGTTTGCCGGGAGGAGAAGCTCGTCTCCGGCTTAACGAAGCGAACCACCTGCGCGGACGTGGTCAAAGTTCTGCTGGAGGACCAGAACCTGCGGCAGGGCAGCTCCGCCGCGATGCTGTCCGGCGCCCCGCAGTCCTACTGCGTGGTGGAGAAGTGGAGAGGTTTCGAGAGGATTTTACCCAACAAGACCAAGGTCCTGCGGCTGTGGAGCGCGTGGGGAGACGAGCAGGAGAACGTGCGCTTCGTCCTGGTGAAGAACGAGGCGTCGCTGCCCAACAACGGCCCGCGCAGCGCGGAAGCCCGTGTGGTCCAGAGCCGGGAGAGCGGGGGTCCGGGCGCCGGGCTCAAAGGCACCGCCAGGAGCTGCTGGACCGCCGCGGCCGCCGCCGCCAACCTGTCCCAGGAGAGACAGCGGCGCATCGTGAGGAAAGCTTTCAGGAAGCTGGACAAGATGAACAAGAAGAAAGAGCAGACTGTCTGTAAAGATAAAGGCTCCGTGGAGAAGATGGAGACGCTGGTGCATCTGGTGATCTCTCAGGATCACACCCTCCGCCAGCAGATCCACAGAATCAAGGAGCTGGACCGGGAGATCGAGCGCTTCGAAGCCAAAGTCCACTTCGACCGCATCAAGAGACACGGGGTGAACTATGTGCAGGACACGTACCTGGTGGACTCCTCCGCGGACGCTCTCGCCGCTCCCACGGACTGCATGCGCAAAGCGGAGCGGCAGGACGCGCGGTGCACGGCGGAGGCGCTGGCGCAGTTCGAGGAGTACGCGCGCCGCTGCGAGGAGGTGGTGCggctgcaggaggagctgaCGGAGCGCGAGGCGCTGATGGAGAGCATCACCGGCGAGATCCAGGAGGAGCTGAACCGCCGCTGGATGAAGCGGCGGCGCGAGGACAGGGgagcggaggaggaggcggcgtcGGCGGCGGAGGCGGTGCGCCTCGCCGCGTCCGCCGCTCCTGCAGCAGCGCCGGAAGCAGACGTTGAGAGTTTGTCCGAGAACGAGCTCgcgctggaggaggagaggatccGAACCCAGCTGGACACGAGTCTGTACATCGGCCTGAGGCTGAAGACCGACCTGGACGCCATGAGAGGAGACTTGGACCTGAGTCTGGAACTCTGGGAGACCAAGGAGGGCGAACTGCTGGACCTGCTCGCCAAAGTTGAGACCATAGAGTTAGAGCAGGTGAACAGTCAcgtgactgatgatgatgatgatgaggataaGGCAGCAGCTGACactgaggctgcagcagcagcagcagcagcagcagaggaggaggagagcagtgtTTGGGTGGAACAGGCCCGAGGTTTGTCCAAGTCCTGCGACACCAACGACGACGACTCGGACACGGGTCTGAGCTCCATGCACAGCCAGGACTCGGACAACGTGCCTGTGTGTGAGTCGCTGGTGTGA